The following are from one region of the Candidatus Hydrogenedentota bacterium genome:
- a CDS encoding ABC transporter ATP-binding protein — MDKAIERDGAPVIGVRDLVRHFKRKIALDGVSLDVPPGVVFGLVGENGAGKTTLIRHLLGLMQPTAGTVRVFGRDPVADPVGVLSRLGYLSEDRDLPHWMRVDELMGYSRAFYPAWDDAYAERLRKLFKLDPASRIRTLSRGEKAKAGLLTALAYRPELLLLDEPSSGLDPAVRQDILEAILRDVVSEGRTVLFSSHLLDEIERVADIVAMIHHGRVVLCGSLEEIKRAHTRLSVQFVESRRELPEMAGVIEANGLGRDWTLVCLGDGEAVRPQIAALGGEVTGMRAPSLEEIFIARVHGRRVSGETAGSSRAGEGVSWE, encoded by the coding sequence ATGGACAAGGCGATTGAGCGGGACGGGGCGCCGGTCATCGGGGTGCGGGACCTGGTGCGCCATTTCAAGCGGAAGATTGCACTGGACGGGGTGAGCCTGGACGTGCCGCCGGGGGTGGTCTTCGGGCTGGTGGGCGAGAACGGCGCGGGCAAGACCACGCTCATCCGCCACCTGCTCGGTCTGATGCAGCCCACGGCGGGCACGGTGCGTGTTTTCGGCAGGGACCCCGTGGCGGACCCCGTGGGGGTGCTGTCGCGGCTGGGTTACCTCTCCGAGGACCGGGACCTGCCCCACTGGATGCGCGTGGACGAGCTGATGGGCTATTCCCGCGCCTTTTACCCGGCCTGGGACGACGCCTATGCGGAGCGGCTGCGCAAACTCTTCAAACTGGACCCGGCCTCGCGCATCCGCACCCTGAGCCGGGGCGAGAAGGCGAAGGCGGGCCTGCTCACCGCGCTGGCATACCGGCCCGAGCTGCTGCTGCTGGACGAGCCGTCCTCCGGGCTTGATCCCGCAGTGCGGCAGGACATTCTGGAGGCCATCCTGCGCGACGTGGTGAGCGAGGGCCGCACGGTCCTGTTCTCGTCGCACCTGCTGGACGAGATCGAGCGGGTGGCGGACATCGTGGCCATGATTCACCACGGGCGGGTGGTCCTCTGCGGGTCCCTGGAGGAGATCAAGCGGGCGCACACGCGCCTGTCCGTCCAGTTTGTGGAGAGCCGGCGGGAACTGCCCGAGATGGCCGGGGTCATCGAGGCGAACGGCCTGGGCCGTGACTGGACCCTGGTCTGCCTGGGCGACGGGGAGGCGGTGCGGCCCCAGATTGCCGCGCTGGGCGGCGAGGTCACGGGCATGCGCGCGCCCTCGCTGGAGGAGATATTCATCGCGCGGGTCCACGGCCGCCGCGTTTCCGGCGAGACGGCCGGCTCGTCCCGCGCGGGGGAGGGCGTGTCATGGGAGTAA
- a CDS encoding GntR family transcriptional regulator, with translation MLLHISPKDGTPIYQQIVNQIKRLVAMGQLRPHEELPPVRTLAAQLLINPNTVARAYRELESAGVVNTRVGAGTYVAEGGSPLAHRERLRLLSERVDALLVESEHLNFTLDEVVELMRARLDALRGRKEVVHGQGD, from the coding sequence ATGCTGCTGCACATCTCCCCGAAAGACGGCACGCCCATCTATCAGCAAATCGTGAACCAGATTAAACGGCTGGTGGCCATGGGGCAGTTGCGGCCCCATGAGGAGCTGCCGCCGGTGCGGACCCTGGCGGCCCAACTGCTCATCAACCCAAACACGGTGGCCCGGGCCTACCGCGAGTTGGAAAGCGCGGGCGTGGTGAACACCCGTGTCGGCGCGGGCACCTATGTGGCGGAGGGCGGCTCCCCCCTGGCCCACCGCGAGCGGCTCCGCCTCCTTTCGGAGCGGGTGGACGCCCTGCTGGTGGAGTCTGAACACCTGAATTTCACCCTGGACGAGGTGGTTGAACTCATGCGCGCGCGGTTGGATGCGCTGCGGGGAAGAAAGGAAGTTGTCCATGGACAAGGCGATTGA